In a genomic window of Clavelina lepadiformis chromosome 7, kaClaLepa1.1, whole genome shotgun sequence:
- the LOC143465837 gene encoding uncharacterized protein LOC143465837, whose protein sequence is MLSRVKPDNSCEKNQTNPIESGDQERLSKPNREETDSPYREMKSTKSISFCPCFCSSEISVESKPYKQQYSPIHEGDRLSRMKDNSHLELPSMEEEKRGMCGPLPWSILPVLLSITSCIGFVTTYLFAKANCHIERWIFPYLSYTGTEHPESMIFGLILNTEGFLGLIVVFLAWRFYRHMGQRCFLNMLGLMFGGLSCLGVIMVGNFQVTKAKIPHYIGAGLSLIIGTCYGVVSSILSRRVMQQIQPPLKYGAFFCRIRCGIAIVMVLSIICLSGVGMYKKLTPRNHTGEVDPNAPLMLANGSCRDLLSRIPLQVRYIDLLGSTTEWLLTGCILLCLSLFAYEFKSFRNIKVVLLASSGPLHCKSRAYRGHMTSCRDSYAISNISASRGHGSYFHSTPHDQRIMYSRSQPLQLQLSMGGVCHTSHHDTAETPLTSHDDCDGVPVYKETLSHNGTSDSGIEDNLNNHDNLSLSRLFGSEKSSATSSHTLLLNSIVSKSLPNICQTQIV, encoded by the exons GGTAAAACCGGACAACAGTTGcgagaaaaatcaaacaaatccAATTGAAAGCGGTGACCAAGAGCGATTGTCCAAGCCAAACAGAGAAGAAACTGATAGCCCGTATCGGGAGATGAAATCAACCAAGTCCATTTCCTTCTGTCCTTGCTTTTGTTCGAGCGAGATCAGTGTTGAAAGCAAGCCATACAAACAACAGTACAGTCCCATACATGAAGGGGACAGGCTGTCGAGAAT GAAGGACAATTCTCATCTTGAACTTCCTTCAATGGAAGAGGAAAAGCGTGGGATGTGTGGACCCCTTCCTTGGTCCATCCTGCCCGTCCTCCTAAGCATCACATCGTGCATTGGATTTGTGACCAC GTATCTATTTGCTAAAGCCAACTGCCACATTGAAAGATGGATTTTCCCCTACTTGAG ttataCTGGAACAGAGCACCCGGAGTCCATGatatttggtttaattttgaaCACAGAAGGGTTTTTAG GACTTATCGTCGTGTTCCTCGCATGGAGGTTCTACCGTCACATGGGGCAGCGTTGCTTCTTGAATATGCTTGGATTGATGTTTGGTGGATTGTCTTGCCTGGGCGTGATCATGGTTGGAAATTTCCAG GTTACCAAGGCTAAGATACCGCACTACATTGGCGCCGGGCTCAGTCTAATTATCGGAACATGCTATGGAGTTGTGTCGAGCATTTTAAGCCGTAGAGTGATGCAACAGATCCAACCACCTCTTAAATACGGAGCTTTCTTTTGCAGAATACGCTGTGGCATTGCAATTGTTATGGTGCTGTCGATCATCTGCC TATCTGGAGTGGGAATGTACAAAAAATTAACGCCGAGGAACCACACGGGG GAGGTTGACCCAAATGCACCGCTCATGCTTGCAAATGGAAGTTGCCGTGATCTGCTGAGTAGGATCCCACTTCAAGTTCGATACATCGATTTGCTTGGCTCAACAACAGAGTGGCTTTTAACTGGCTGCATTCTGCTCTGCCTAAGTCTCTTTGCATATGAGTTCAAA TCGTTTAGGAATATTAAAGTGGTTCTTCTTGCCAGCAGCGGACCTCTTCATTGCAAAAGCCGAGCCTACCGAGGCCATATGACGTCATGCAGAGACAGCTACGCGATTTCAAATATCTCTGCTTCCAGAGGGCATGGCAGTTACTTTCATTCGACTCCGCACGACCAGCGTATAATGTATTCCAGGTCGCAACCCTTGCAACTTCAGTTATCAATGGGTGGTGTTTGTCATACGTCACACCATGATACTGCGGAAACCCCTCTGACGTCACACGACGATTGCGACGGGGTACCGGTTTATAAAGAAACGTTATCCCATAATGGTACTAGCGATAGTGGCATTGAAGACAACTTAAACAATCACGACAATCTATCACTTAGCCGGCTCTTCGGGAGCGAGAAAAGTTCTGCGACCTCA